ATCCAAGATATGTAGTGAATGCCTCTTTTAATACATCTTTCATGTGACCAACACCGATGCATGTGTGATGTTTGAAACCGCCTCTTGCCAGGCGAATCATTTTATCTTCCATATTCGGCATCTCGCATACACCTGCACATCCGAAGTATGCTTCCTCGATCGGATCAGCTGTGAATTCTGCTTCACTCGCATAAATCTTAATCTTACCATCTACAGTCAGACAGTTAGAAATTGTTGTTTTCATCGGACGAATTCTTCCTTCATTCGTTCCCCATCCACTTCCCGGATCACCTTTGTCGAACATCTTATGAGATGTAACTGTTCCTTTCTGTGTCATCAGGCTCTGTGCTGTAGAACCGCAGTGGAACAGGATTACTTTGTTTTCCTCATCACCATAGTTGTTGTTCCAGTCAAGAACTGCTGTAGGCTCTTCACTTGCAAGTGCCATTGCACGCATTGATACAGCAGATGTCAAATCGATTTCGCAGCTTGTCACGATACCTCTGTCATTTAACTCAGACAAGAGTACACATGGGCAAATTCTTAGAATCTGTTCCATCTCATTCCAGCAACGGATTGCGAGCGAATCCAAGTGGTACTCTTCTACATACTCATCAATGACTACCGACACTTTTGCAAGCATCACTTTCTTTTCCTGTGGAACCTTTGTAAAATCAGAATAGTTCATCAAAGTTTCCATCTTTGCAAGCACAGCTGCATCATCGTCTGCCTTCGCATTGACTTTGAAGATTAATTCAGATAAGTCAAACGACTCGACAGTAATTCCATTTTTCTGTAATCCAACTTCATCAAATCTAGTTGTTTTAAACGCTGTTGTTCTTGCACCGATGCATCCGATTGTGAATCGCTTCATACCATTTACGACACGGCAGATTGCTGCAAAGTCTCTTAAGTTCTCCGCAAACTTCTCTGACAATGGATGTACCACGTGTGGTTTTAATACCGTAAATGGAACCTGATACTGTGTAAATACATCTGTAACTGAGAATTTACCACAGAAGGCATCCCTTCTGTGTGCGAAATCCATTTTACCAATCTCATCCGGATATGCCTGCATCAGAATCGGAACTCCTGCATCCTGTAGAGCTGTAATTGCACCGTTCTCATCAGCGAAAATCGGCATAGAGAAAATGACTCCATCGTATTCTCCATCATGTTCTTTGAGCCATTTCGCATACAGCATACCTTCATCTCTTGTCTCGATTCCGCCGTAACGTGTCAGATCTGCATCCATTGCAATATAATCATATCCTGCATCTGTGACTGCTTTGATCATATCTTCTCTTGCACCGTAGATAAGTTCTCCCGGCATGAATCCTCTGTTGCAAAATGCTAATGCAAATGTCATCTTTTTCTTTGTCATGTTTTCAATCTCCTTTT
This Ruminococcus hominis DNA region includes the following protein-coding sequences:
- a CDS encoding L-fucose/L-arabinose isomerase family protein is translated as MTKKKMTFALAFCNRGFMPGELIYGAREDMIKAVTDAGYDYIAMDADLTRYGGIETRDEGMLYAKWLKEHDGEYDGVIFSMPIFADENGAITALQDAGVPILMQAYPDEIGKMDFAHRRDAFCGKFSVTDVFTQYQVPFTVLKPHVVHPLSEKFAENLRDFAAICRVVNGMKRFTIGCIGARTTAFKTTRFDEVGLQKNGITVESFDLSELIFKVNAKADDDAAVLAKMETLMNYSDFTKVPQEKKVMLAKVSVVIDEYVEEYHLDSLAIRCWNEMEQILRICPCVLLSELNDRGIVTSCEIDLTSAVSMRAMALASEEPTAVLDWNNNYGDEENKVILFHCGSTAQSLMTQKGTVTSHKMFDKGDPGSGWGTNEGRIRPMKTTISNCLTVDGKIKIYASEAEFTADPIEEAYFGCAGVCEMPNMEDKMIRLARGGFKHHTCIGVGHMKDVLKEAFTTYLGYDWVDIDKE